The Pseudomonas extremaustralis genome contains a region encoding:
- the lptB gene encoding LPS export ABC transporter ATP-binding protein produces the protein MATLKAQHLAKAYKGRQVVRDVSLSIDSGQIVGLLGPNGAGKTTCFYMIVGLVQADQGRVLIDDLDVSHQPMHGRARAGIGYLPQEASIFRKLSVADNIMAILETRKELDRDGRRKELESLLQEFHINHIRDNLGMSLSGGERRRVEIARALATNPKFILLDEPFAGVDPISVGDIKQIIHHLKAKGIGVLITDHNVRETLDICETAYIVNDGQLIAEGDSATILANELVKEVYLGHEFRL, from the coding sequence ATGGCAACCCTGAAAGCCCAGCATCTGGCCAAGGCCTACAAAGGCCGTCAGGTCGTGCGCGACGTCAGCCTGTCGATCGACAGCGGCCAGATCGTCGGCCTGCTCGGCCCTAACGGCGCCGGCAAGACCACTTGCTTCTATATGATCGTCGGGCTGGTCCAGGCGGATCAGGGGCGCGTCCTGATCGACGACCTGGATGTCAGCCACCAGCCGATGCACGGTCGCGCCCGCGCTGGCATCGGCTACCTTCCGCAGGAAGCATCGATTTTTCGCAAACTGTCGGTAGCCGACAACATCATGGCGATCCTCGAGACCCGCAAGGAACTCGACCGTGACGGGCGTCGCAAGGAACTGGAAAGCCTGCTCCAGGAATTCCACATCAATCATATTCGCGACAACCTCGGCATGAGCCTGTCCGGTGGCGAGCGTCGCCGCGTGGAAATTGCCCGGGCCCTGGCCACCAACCCCAAGTTCATCCTGCTGGACGAACCGTTTGCAGGCGTCGACCCGATCTCGGTAGGCGACATCAAGCAGATCATCCACCACCTCAAGGCCAAGGGCATTGGCGTGCTGATCACCGACCACAATGTCCGTGAGACCCTCGATATCTGCGAAACCGCGTATATCGTCAACGATGGACAGCTGATTGCCGAAGGCGATTCCGCGACCATCCTTGCCAACGAACTGGTCAAGGAAGTGTACCTGGGTCACGAGTTCCGCCTGTAA
- a CDS encoding RNA polymerase factor sigma-54 → MKPSLVLRMGQQLTMTPQLQQAIRLLQLSTLDLQQEIQEALESNPMLERQEEGDDFDNADPLADNIEQKPNSDVQEPSYQETAPTVDNLEEGDWNERIPNELPVDTAWEDVYQTSASSLPSNDDDEWDFTTRTSAGESLQSHLLWQLNLAPMSDTDRLIAVTLIDCINNQGYLDETLEEILEAFDPELDIELDEIEAVLHRIQQFEPAGIGARNLSECLLLQLRQLPAKTPWLVEAQRLVTDYIDLLGSRDYSQLMRRMKLKEDDLRQVIELVQSLNPRPGSQIESTEAEYVVPDVIVRKHNERWQVELNQESVPRLRVNPQYAGFVRRADTSADNTFMRNQLQEARWFIKSLQSRNETLMKVATQIVEHQRGFLEYGDEAMKPLVLHDIAEAVGMHESTISRVTTQKFMHTPRGIYELKYFFSSHVSTSEGGECSSTAIRAIIKKLVAAENQKKPLSDSKIAGLLEAQGIQVARRTVAKYRESLGIAPSSERKRLM, encoded by the coding sequence ATGAAACCATCGCTAGTCCTGAGAATGGGCCAGCAGCTGACGATGACACCGCAGCTGCAACAGGCCATCCGCCTGCTCCAATTGTCGACCCTGGACCTGCAACAGGAAATCCAGGAGGCCCTGGAGTCCAATCCGATGCTCGAACGCCAGGAAGAAGGCGACGACTTCGATAATGCAGACCCACTGGCTGACAACATCGAGCAAAAACCCAACTCCGACGTACAGGAACCCTCCTACCAGGAAACCGCCCCGACGGTGGACAACCTTGAGGAAGGCGACTGGAACGAACGCATTCCCAACGAACTTCCCGTAGACACCGCCTGGGAAGACGTCTACCAGACCAGCGCCAGCAGCCTGCCCAGCAACGATGACGACGAGTGGGATTTCACCACCCGCACCTCCGCCGGCGAGAGCCTTCAGAGCCACTTGCTTTGGCAATTGAACCTGGCGCCGATGTCCGACACCGATCGCCTGATCGCCGTAACCCTGATCGACTGCATCAATAACCAGGGCTATCTGGACGAAACGCTCGAAGAAATTCTTGAAGCCTTCGACCCGGAACTGGACATCGAGCTGGACGAAATCGAAGCCGTCCTGCACCGCATCCAGCAGTTCGAGCCCGCAGGCATCGGCGCGCGCAACCTCAGCGAGTGCCTGTTGCTGCAATTGCGCCAGTTGCCCGCCAAAACTCCTTGGCTCGTTGAGGCCCAGCGCCTGGTCACTGACTACATCGACCTGCTGGGCAGCCGCGACTACAGCCAGTTGATGCGCCGCATGAAGCTCAAGGAAGACGACCTGCGCCAGGTCATCGAGTTGGTGCAAAGCCTCAACCCACGCCCAGGCTCGCAGATCGAGTCCACTGAAGCCGAATACGTCGTGCCCGACGTGATCGTGCGCAAGCATAATGAGCGCTGGCAGGTGGAGTTGAACCAGGAGTCGGTGCCACGCCTGCGGGTCAACCCCCAATATGCCGGCTTCGTGCGCCGCGCCGACACCAGCGCCGATAACACCTTCATGCGCAACCAGTTGCAGGAAGCGCGCTGGTTCATCAAGAGCCTGCAAAGCCGCAACGAAACCCTGATGAAAGTGGCCACCCAGATCGTCGAGCACCAGCGCGGCTTCCTGGAATACGGCGACGAAGCGATGAAACCCCTGGTTCTGCATGACATCGCCGAAGCGGTGGGCATGCACGAATCGACGATTTCCCGGGTAACCACGCAAAAATTCATGCATACCCCACGGGGTATATATGAGCTGAAATACTTTTTCTCCAGCCACGTCAGCACCTCCGAAGGCGGCGAATGCTCGTCCACGGCGATCCGCGCGATCATCAAAAAACTGGTTGCCGCGGAAAATCAGAAAAAGCCGTTGAGTGACAGCAAGATCGCTGGTTTACTGGAGGCACAAGGCATTCAGGTCGCCCGTCGAACCGTCGCCAAATACCGCGAGTCCCTAGGGATCGCGCCTTCCAGCGAGCGAAAGCGTTTGATGTGA
- the hpf gene encoding ribosome hibernation-promoting factor, HPF/YfiA family has protein sequence MQVNISGHQLEVTKPLREYTESKLNKLAGHFDKITNVQVIMEVDKLKQKIEATLHVPNAKLVANAEHEDMYAAIDSLYDKLDRQLIKHKEKNLHLMQGTGR, from the coding sequence ATGCAAGTCAACATCAGTGGACACCAGCTGGAAGTCACCAAGCCCCTGCGTGAGTACACCGAGAGCAAGCTGAACAAGCTTGCGGGGCATTTTGACAAGATCACCAACGTGCAGGTCATCATGGAGGTCGATAAGCTCAAACAGAAAATCGAGGCCACCCTGCACGTACCGAATGCCAAGCTCGTCGCCAATGCTGAGCATGAGGACATGTATGCGGCGATCGACTCGCTCTACGACAAGCTGGACCGCCAACTCATAAAGCATAAGGAAAAGAATCTGCACCTGATGCAAGGTACAGGTCGTTAA
- the ptsN gene encoding PTS IIA-like nitrogen regulatory protein PtsN, whose product MIRLETILTPGRSLVNAPGGSKKKALEQIANLISREVPELEMQDVYEALIAREKLGSTGFGNGIAIPHCRLKGCETPVSALLHLEAPIDFDAIDGAPVDLLFVLLVPQAATDAHLELLRQIASMLDRKDVRDKLRSASSNEALYQVVLDEQNGR is encoded by the coding sequence ATGATCCGACTTGAAACCATCCTGACCCCCGGCCGTTCACTTGTGAATGCGCCGGGCGGCAGCAAGAAAAAAGCCCTCGAACAAATTGCCAACCTGATCAGCCGCGAAGTGCCTGAGCTGGAGATGCAAGATGTATATGAGGCTCTTATTGCCCGTGAAAAACTCGGCTCCACAGGTTTTGGTAACGGCATCGCCATTCCCCACTGCCGCCTGAAGGGCTGCGAGACACCTGTCAGCGCCCTGCTGCACCTGGAAGCTCCCATCGATTTCGACGCCATCGACGGTGCCCCGGTCGACCTGCTGTTTGTACTGCTGGTCCCACAGGCAGCCACCGATGCGCACCTGGAACTGCTCCGGCAGATCGCCAGCATGCTTGACCGCAAGGACGTACGCGACAAACTGCGCAGCGCCAGCAGCAATGAGGCGCTGTACCAGGTTGTACTGGATGAACAGAACGGGCGGTAA
- the rapZ gene encoding RNase adapter RapZ yields the protein MRLIIVSGRSGSGKSTALNVLEDNGFYCIDNLPAGLLPELAERALIHTELAQPLVAVSIDARNLPSHLERFPQLLEEVRAKHIHCDVLYLDADEETLLKRFSETRRRHPLSSPHRSLAEAIEDESKLLGPIIDLADLKINTTSLNLYQLRDAIKLRLLNQPEPGTAFLVESFGFKRGMPVDADLVFDVRCLPNPYWKPELREQSGLDQPVADYLAAQPDVEEMFQDISSYLLKWLPRFAASNRAYVTIAIGCTGGHHRSVYLTERLGQMLQQTLKNVQVRHRDLS from the coding sequence ATGCGTTTGATCATCGTCAGCGGCCGCTCCGGGTCGGGTAAAAGCACCGCCCTCAATGTTCTTGAGGACAACGGTTTCTACTGCATCGACAACCTGCCCGCCGGCCTGTTGCCGGAACTGGCGGAACGCGCATTGATCCACACAGAATTGGCGCAGCCGCTGGTCGCCGTCTCGATTGATGCCCGCAACTTGCCCAGCCATCTCGAGCGATTCCCGCAGTTACTCGAGGAAGTACGGGCCAAGCACATTCATTGCGATGTGCTGTACCTGGATGCCGACGAAGAGACTCTGCTCAAGCGTTTCTCCGAGACCCGTCGAAGACACCCCCTCAGCAGCCCTCATCGCTCCCTGGCCGAAGCCATCGAAGACGAAAGCAAGCTGCTCGGTCCGATCATTGACCTCGCCGACCTCAAGATCAATACCACCAGTCTTAACCTGTACCAACTGCGTGACGCCATCAAGCTGCGTCTGCTGAACCAGCCGGAGCCCGGCACGGCGTTTCTGGTGGAGTCCTTTGGCTTCAAGCGCGGCATGCCGGTGGATGCCGACCTGGTGTTCGACGTGCGCTGCCTGCCCAACCCTTACTGGAAACCGGAACTGCGTGAGCAGTCCGGGCTGGACCAGCCTGTGGCGGATTACCTGGCGGCGCAACCGGATGTGGAGGAGATGTTCCAGGACATCTCCAGCTACCTGCTTAAATGGCTGCCGCGCTTTGCCGCGAGCAACCGGGCCTATGTCACCATCGCCATCGGCTGCACCGGCGGCCACCACCGCTCCGTCTACCTGACCGAACGCCTGGGCCAGATGCTGCAACAAACCCTCAAGAACGTCCAGGTTCGCCACCGCGACCTTAGCTGA
- a CDS encoding HPr family phosphocarrier protein — protein sequence MPALEIEIINKLGLHARASAKFVGVAGQFPCQIRAGRTPESMVDGKSIMAMMMLAAGKGTKIHLSTEGEQEQEAMDALVALINNYFDEGE from the coding sequence ATGCCCGCTCTGGAAATTGAAATCATCAACAAGCTGGGCCTGCACGCCCGCGCCTCGGCCAAATTCGTCGGTGTTGCCGGGCAGTTTCCCTGCCAGATCCGCGCCGGGCGCACACCGGAATCCATGGTCGACGGCAAGAGCATCATGGCCATGATGATGCTGGCCGCCGGCAAAGGCACCAAGATCCACTTGAGTACGGAAGGCGAGCAAGAACAGGAAGCGATGGATGCCTTGGTAGCGCTGATCAACAACTACTTCGACGAGGGTGAATAA